The following proteins are co-located in the Castanea sativa cultivar Marrone di Chiusa Pesio chromosome 8, ASM4071231v1 genome:
- the LOC142607643 gene encoding putative polyamine transporter At3g13620, which translates to MEATHSSQNIQSLLLQQQQQQQQPSPPTPSSNTIKTPHKLALIPLVFLIYFEVAGGPYGEEAAVGAAGPLFAILGFLIFPFIWSIPEALVTAELATTFPGNGGFVIWAHQAFGPFWGSLMGSWKFFSGVINLASYPVLCIDYLKLVFPIFSTGVPRYLAIFVSTLVLSFLNYTGLTIVGYTAVTLGVVSLLPFVVMTLVAIPKIEPSRWISLGQEGVEKDWTLFFNTLFWNLNFWDNASTLAGEVEEPQKTFPKALFSAGLLTCLAYLIPLLAAIGAIPLDQEDWVDGYFADAAEIIAGKWLKVWIEIGAVLSVIGLYEAQLSSCAYQLLGMANLGFLPQFFGVRSTWFNTPWVGILLSTLITLAVAYMSFVDIISSVNFLYSLGMLLEFASFLWLRRKLPTVKRPFVVPMGLPWLVVMCLIPSGFLLYVMAVATKTVYLVAALLTLAGIAWYFLMNFCKSKMWLGFNNAGEKLEDQDLE; encoded by the coding sequence ATGGAAGCTACCCACTCCTCCCAAAATATTCAATCCCTCctactacaacaacaacaacaacaacaacaaccatcACCTCCAACTCCAAGTTCAAACACCATCAAAACTCCACACAAACTAGCTCTAATTCCACTTGTTTTCCTCATCTACTTTGAGGTTGCCGGTGGCCCCTATGGCGAAGAAGCCGCGGTAGGGGCGGCCGGGCCGCTCTTTGCCATCCTTGGCTTCCTCATCTTTCCATTCATATGGAGCATCCCAGAGGCTCTTGTCACTGCAGAGCTCGCCACCACCTTCCCTGGCAACGGCGGCTTTGTCATCTGGGCCCACCAGGCCTTTGGGCCTTTCTGGGGATCCTTAATGGGCTCATGGAAGTTCTTTAGTGGGGTCATAAATTTGGCCTCTTATCCAGTTCTATGCATTGACTATCTCAAGCTGGTATTTCCAATTTTCTCTACAGGCGTGCCTCGCTATCTTGCTATTTTTGTTTCAACTTTGGTGCTGTCTTTTTTGAACTATACTGGTCTTACTATAGTAGGCTACACTGCTGTTACTCTAGGAGTAGTTTCACTTTTGCCATTTGTAGTTATGACTTTGGTTGCAATTCCTAAGATTGAGCCTAGTAGGTGGATCAGTTTGGGTCAAGAGGGTGTGGAGAAAGATTGGACTTTGTTTTTCAATACCCTTTTTTGGAACTTGAATTTTTGGGACAATGCTAGTACTTTAGCTGGTGAAGTGGAAGAACCACAGAAAACATTCCCAAAAGCCCTGTTTTCTGCTGGGTTGCTTACTTGTTTGGCTTACTTGATTCCTCTCCTGGCTGCAATTGGGGCTATACCTCTAGATCAAGAAGATTGGGTTGATGGGTATTTTGCTGATGCTGCTGAAATCATTGCTGGGAAATGGTTGAAAGTTTGGATTGAAATTGGTGCAGTTTTATCAGTTATTGGACTATATGAAGCCCAATTGAGCAGTTGTGCATACCAACTTCTAGGAATGGCAAATTTAGGATTTTTACCACAATTTTTTGGGGTAAGATCCACCTGGTTTAATACACCTTGGGTGGGAATTTTGCTCTCAACATTGATTACACTTGCAGTTGCTTACATGAGTTTTGTAGACATAATATCTTCAGTGAATTTCCTGTATAGTTTAGGTATGCTATTGGAATTTGCATCTTTTCTTTGGTTGAGGAGGAAGTTGCCCACAGTGAAGAGGCCCTTTGTAGTTCCCATGGGGTTACCTTGGCTGGTGGTTATGTGCTTGATTCCATCTGGATTTTTGCTCTATGTAATGGCAGTGGCTACAAAAACTGTCTATTTGGTAGCTGCTCTGCTTACACTGGCTGGGATTGCTTGGTACTTCTTGATGAATTTTTGCAAGTCCAAAATGTGGCTTGGGTTCAACAATGCTGGAGAAAAGTTGGAAGATCAGGATTTGGAATAG